The Sulfuricystis thermophila genome segment CCTGCGGCGTCGGGCACCGCCGAGATGATCTGCCAGACCGGGAAGACTTCGCCGTTCTTGCGCCGGTTCCACACCTCGCCTTCCCAGCGCCCCTGACCGCGTAGCCGTTCCCACATGGTGGCAAAAAACTGTTCGTCGTGGCGGTCGGACTTGAGCAACCGCGGTGTCTGGCCGACCGCCTCGGCGGCGCTATAGCCGGTCATGCGGGTGAACGCCTGATTCACGCGCCGGATCACGCCCTCGCCATCGGTGATCATGATCGCTTCGTTGGTGGTTTCGAATACCGCCGCCGCTTCGCGCAGTTTTCGTTCGGCCTCGACCCGTTCCGTGACATCGTGAATGATCGCGTAGATCAGCAGGCGATCGTCACGATGCATGGGGCTGGCATAGACCTCGACGCTGCGCAGCGACCCGTCTTTCAGCCGGTGGCGCTGGACCGTTTGTTCGCGTCCGCTGGCCAGCGAGCGGGCCAGCTCGGCGGTGGTTTCTTCCTGCGTACTCTGGTTGATGTCGGTGATCGTCCGGGCAATCAGTTCGTCATAGGGGTAACCGTAGAAGCTGCAAGCGGCCGGGTTGGCATCGACGATGCGGCCATCACGGGGATCGATCAGCAACATCACCGCCAGGGCGCTCTGGAAGAACTGCTGGAAATGCGCTTCGCCTTCCTTGGATGCCTGGATCAGCCGCGCGAGCCGCTGCTCCATTTGGCGTTGGGTCGTGATGTCGGCATTGATGCCGATCATGCGTTGCGGCCGACCTTGGTCATCGCGGATCAGCCGCGCCGCGGTATGTACCCAGCGCTGTTCCCCTGCCTTGGTGCGCAGGCGGTAATCGACTTGGAGGAAGTCGCCGCTTTTGCCGAGCACGGTTTCGAAAGCCCGCCGCACCTGCGGCTGGTCTTCGGGGTGAATCAGCGCGCGCCAGGCGGCGAGGGAAGTCGGGAGTTCGTCGGCCCCATAACCCAGCCCACGCCACCACTCGGGCGAAAAGCGCACCTCGCCGCTGCCCGGATACAACGTCCACAGGTCATGACCGGTGGCTTCGAGGACGGTTTCCCAGCGTTCGGGAGCTTCGGCGGGGAGGGCCGCTGGCGCTGCGGCCTCGGTCGCGCTGCCGGGCTTGGCGGCAGGCGGCTGGCGGAAGACGAGCACGACCAACAATGCGACGACGACCAGCAGCACCAGCAGGGCGATCAAAGCGAGCGCCTGGCTCCAGACGAGCTGCGCTTCGAGTGCCGCGGCCAGCCGTTCGAGCATCACGGTGGCGCTGCCTTCGGCCAGCGCCGCACCGCCTGCGGCAGAGCCCTGGCTGGCTACTCCCGGCTGCCCGAACAGCAGGCCGGCCAGGATGAGCGCGGTATGGAAGGTCAGGCGACGCATGAGGAGGCGCGATGGTGGGAACGTGAATCGAACCCATGCACAAAGCAGGATTCGGGCCAGTTTCGATAACTTATTACTAAAGTGCAGAATTTGCGTATCTGCAAGGTTTTCCGTCACCAAACTGTAAGGAATTCCTTACACTCGTTCATCCTCGCCGGGAGGTTCGAACCAGCGCAACTGCTGCTGCATGACCTCGACCGTCGCTTCCGAAGCATCGTTGCGGCGGGCGGCGATGCGCCGGGCGAGCTCGTCGGGTGAGGCTTGGGGTGCGATCAGTTCGAATGGCACGCCCAGACGCCATGCCAGGCCGCGAAAATGGTCGCGCTCAGTGCGTCTCAGGAAGGCCGCATCGACGATCACCGACCAGCCGTCGCGGAGGATCGCCTCTGCGAGCTCGGCGAGCCGGCCATAAGTGCGCGCATTCGCCTCTGGGGTGTAGATCGTGCCGCCGCTCGCCGCATCGGGCGCCAGGCCGAACAGCCGTTTGCGCTCGACGTCCGAGCGGACGCGCACGGTGGTGAGAAACTCGGCGCTGGCGAGACGGCACGAGGTCACGTAGGTCTTGCCGCAGCCCGATGGCCCGCAGGTGATCGCAAGGCGCGGGGGTGGGGGAGCGGTGAGCCGCAATCCTTTGGCCAGATAGCCGTTGGCTTCCGCTGCATGGCCGGAAAGTGCGGCCACCTTGGCGCGCACCATCGCGCGATAGACGAGATAGAACCGCAGCAGCGCGAGCGCCGCGAAGTCGCCGCTCCAGACCAGCCATTCGTTGAGCAGCCAAGTGGCCAACCCCGGCTGGTCGTGGTCGAGCAGGTCGAGCAGTGTGAAGGCGATTTCGCTGGCGACGTCGATACAGCGGAAATCGGCGTTGAACTCGATGCCATCGAAGGCGACGATACGGTCGTCGAGCAGCACCAGATTGCGCAGATGCAGGTCGCCGTGGCCTTCGCGGATGAAGCCCCCGGCATGGCGGTGTTGGAATTCGCCGCGGCGGCGCAGCCATTCGGTCTCGGTCCAGGCGCGCAACCGGGCGAGCAAGGCGGCCTCGGCCGGCAACAGACGCTCCAGCTCGTCGAAATTTTCCAGCGCATCGGCACGCACGCCCTCCGGCGTGCCGAATGCCGACGCGGCCCGCGCGGCGCCGCGCTGGAAACCGGCGAGCTCACGCGCGAAGCGCGAGAGGTGATCCTGGGTCAATCCACCGCGGCGGCAGACCTGATCGAGCTGCTGCGTCTCGTCGAAACGGCGCATCTTCACCGCCGGCTCTCCGCCAAGATCGACGACGGCGAGATAGAGCTCGGGGGCGAAGCGGCGATTCAGGCGCAGTTCCTCCTGGCAAAAAAAGCGCCGTTTCTCGACCGTGCCATAGTCGAGGAAGGGCAGCGTCACCGGCTTCTTGATCTTATAGGCGAACTCGCCGGCGAGCAGCACCCAGGAGATGTGGGTCTCCCTGACTTCGACCGAGGCAGGGTCGGGCAGCGCCTGAAGGCAAGCGAGGGGCGGTTCCGGCATAATGTCCATTATGACGCTAACCGAACTGCGCTACATCGTCGCGCTCGCCCGCGAAAAGCATTTCGGACGTGCGGCCGAGAAGTGTTTCGTCTCCCAGCCGACGCTGTCCGTCGCGGTCAAGAAGCTCGAAGACGAGCTGGGCGTGATCCTCTTCGAGCGCGGCCAGCATGAAATCTCGGTCACGCCGGCCGGCGAGCCGATCGTCCGCCAGGCCGAGAAGGTGCTCGCCGAGGCCGCACGCATCAAGGAGCTCGCCGATACGGCCGGCGATCCGCTGGCCGGGCCCTTGCGCATCGGCGCCATCTATACGATCGGTCCTTATCTGCTGCCGCGGCTGGTGCCGCTGTTGCGTCAGGTCGCACCGCAGATGCCGCTGATCCTGCAGGAAAATTTCACTGCGCAGCTCATCGAGGCATTGAAGAACTGCGAACTCGACGTCGCGATCGTCGCGCTGCCGGTCGAGGAGCCGGGACTGGTGGCGCAGGCCGTCTATGACGAAGCCTTCCGCGTGCTGGTGCCGGCCCGGCATCCCTGGGCCAAGGAAAAAGCGATCGCCCCACGAAAGCTGCTCGATCAGCCGCTGTTGATGCTCGGCCGCGGCAACTGTTTCCGCGACCAGGTGCTCGATCTGTGTTCGCGCGCCGGCGCGGGTGGCCCGCAGGTGCTGGAAGGTTCCTCACTGGAGACGATCCGCTACATGGTGGCCTCCAACATCGGCGTCACCGTCATGCCGGCTTCGGCGGTCGATGAGCTGCCGAAGAACGACGCGCTGCTGCGCGTGCGGCCCTTCGTCGAGCCGACGCCGACACGCCGCGTCGGCATGGTCTGGCGGGCGAGTTTCCCGCGCCATCAGGCGATCGACCTGTTGCGCCGCGCGCTGCTCGATTGCCGGCTGCCGGGATGCACCGCGGCGAAATAGCCGCCGTCTATACAGCCGATTGATATATTTCGCTGGCATTGCCGGGACGGCAGGAGCACAATTCTCTCACGTTAACGGAAAGGAGACGACCATGAAAAAGCAATCTGCACCCCGCATCGACATCGGTATCTCGGACGCCGACCGCGCGAAGATCGCCCAGGGGCTGTCGCGTCTGCTCGCCGACAGTTACACGCTCTACCTGATGACACACAACTTCCACTGGAACGTCACCGGGCCGATGTTCAACACCTTGCATCTGATGTTCATGCAGCAATACACCGAGCAGTGGAATGCACTCGACATCATCGCCGAACGCATCCGCGCGCTGGGCCACCCCGCCCCCGGCACCTATCGCGAGTTCGTCAAGCTCGCCTCGATCAAGGAAGTCGAGGGTGTGCCGAAAGCGACCGAGATGATCCGGCTGCTGGTCGATGCGCAGGAAGCCACGGCGCGCACCGCGCGGAGCATGATCCCGCTCGTCGAGAAGGCCAACGACCAACCGACGCTGGACATCCTGACCCAGCGGCTGGAGATTCACGAGAAGACCGCCTGGATGCTCAGAAGCCTGCTGGAGGAATGAGGGCCCATCAGACCTACCAGCTGCTGATCGGAATCGCCCGCCCGCTACGGGTGC includes the following:
- a CDS encoding AAA family ATPase translates to MPEPPLACLQALPDPASVEVRETHISWVLLAGEFAYKIKKPVTLPFLDYGTVEKRRFFCQEELRLNRRFAPELYLAVVDLGGEPAVKMRRFDETQQLDQVCRRGGLTQDHLSRFARELAGFQRGAARAASAFGTPEGVRADALENFDELERLLPAEAALLARLRAWTETEWLRRRGEFQHRHAGGFIREGHGDLHLRNLVLLDDRIVAFDGIEFNADFRCIDVASEIAFTLLDLLDHDQPGLATWLLNEWLVWSGDFAALALLRFYLVYRAMVRAKVAALSGHAAEANGYLAKGLRLTAPPPPRLAITCGPSGCGKTYVTSCRLASAEFLTTVRVRSDVERKRLFGLAPDAASGGTIYTPEANARTYGRLAELAEAILRDGWSVIVDAAFLRRTERDHFRGLAWRLGVPFELIAPQASPDELARRIAARRNDASEATVEVMQQQLRWFEPPGEDERV
- a CDS encoding Dps family protein, whose translation is MDIGISDADRAKIAQGLSRLLADSYTLYLMTHNFHWNVTGPMFNTLHLMFMQQYTEQWNALDIIAERIRALGHPAPGTYREFVKLASIKEVEGVPKATEMIRLLVDAQEATARTARSMIPLVEKANDQPTLDILTQRLEIHEKTAWMLRSLLEE
- a CDS encoding LysR substrate-binding domain-containing protein is translated as MTLTELRYIVALAREKHFGRAAEKCFVSQPTLSVAVKKLEDELGVILFERGQHEISVTPAGEPIVRQAEKVLAEAARIKELADTAGDPLAGPLRIGAIYTIGPYLLPRLVPLLRQVAPQMPLILQENFTAQLIEALKNCELDVAIVALPVEEPGLVAQAVYDEAFRVLVPARHPWAKEKAIAPRKLLDQPLLMLGRGNCFRDQVLDLCSRAGAGGPQVLEGSSLETIRYMVASNIGVTVMPASAVDELPKNDALLRVRPFVEPTPTRRVGMVWRASFPRHQAIDLLRRALLDCRLPGCTAAK
- a CDS encoding sensor domain-containing protein — translated: MRRLTFHTALILAGLLFGQPGVASQGSAAGGAALAEGSATVMLERLAAALEAQLVWSQALALIALLVLLVVVALLVVLVFRQPPAAKPGSATEAAAPAALPAEAPERWETVLEATGHDLWTLYPGSGEVRFSPEWWRGLGYGADELPTSLAAWRALIHPEDQPQVRRAFETVLGKSGDFLQVDYRLRTKAGEQRWVHTAARLIRDDQGRPQRMIGINADITTQRQMEQRLARLIQASKEGEAHFQQFFQSALAVMLLIDPRDGRIVDANPAACSFYGYPYDELIARTITDINQSTQEETTAELARSLASGREQTVQRHRLKDGSLRSVEVYASPMHRDDRLLIYAIIHDVTERVEAERKLREAAAVFETTNEAIMITDGEGVIRRVNQAFTRMTGYSAAEAVGQTPRLLKSDRHDEQFFATMWERLRGQGRWEGEVWNRRKNGEVFPVWQIISAVPDAAGGTAGYVALAIDITQKKHDEDEIAFRANYDPLTSLPNRNLLAERLGQALKQARREGSRVAVMFIDLDFFKQVNDTLGHAVGDRLLQLVAERMRLCVRETDTIARLGGDEFVVVLTDIGESAPAGNVADKIIAQMNEPFDIEGNEIHIGASIGITLFPDDGRDIDALFRNADLAMYRAKALGRNNAQFFEPALTTAAVDRRSLENDLRGALSRRELRLQFLPLVDLTSNRITGAEALLRWQHPQRGQLEPAKFVPLAEETGQIREIGTWAFEEACLQLAAWEAAGHHLMLAINVSVRQLPEALSVKRILAVLAKYGLSPGQIVLEITERTLLAEMPAIQQWFAAAGEAGLNLAIDDFGTGYSSLAYLKRFPVRHVKIDKSFVKGMESDPGQRALVEAILAMAHSLGLSVVAEGVEALGQVSLLRERECELAQGFLYSQPLPAEEFAALLEKPQL